In Mercurialis annua linkage group LG6, ddMerAnnu1.2, whole genome shotgun sequence, the following are encoded in one genomic region:
- the LOC126687533 gene encoding E3 ubiquitin-protein ligase RSL1-like — MDKYHNEKSNSFPVSDAEYAEGLQFQEALMESVIISQIKNNSYPPLPAAHTHNLSGKKSIEIGQSSQSFCEICAERKETNEMFPTESCIHSFCSECIGKYVVSKIQESNTIFTCPGSNCKAVLELDICRTKLAKRVIDLWEEALCKETTNQWQKFYCPFKDCSAMLLNDNINNGEKAVMRECECPFCHRLFCAECNVPWHSGVECGVFQRLNEDERKREDLMVMELAKQEKWSRCPKCRFYVERIEGCSHMVCRIRPEYDFNSSIMKLELYIDYTIRVILNCRTVMDAD, encoded by the exons ATGGATAAATATCATAACGAGAAAAGTAATTCATTTCCAGTTTCAGACGCTGAATATGCTGAGGGACTGCAATTTCAGGAAGCACTAATGGAATCTgtaatcatttctcaaatcaaGAACAATAGCTACCCACCATTACCAGCTGCACACACTCATAATTTGAGCGGAAAGAAAAGTATAGAAATCGGTCAATCCTCGCAAAGTTTCTGCGAAATCTGCGCGGAAAGAAAAGAAACGAACGAGATGTTTCCGACAGAAAGCTGCATACATTCTTTCTGTTCAGAATGTATCGGCAAATACGTCGTTTCAAAGATTCAAGAATCGAATACTATATTTACTTGCCCTGGAAGTAACTGTAAAGCAGTTCTTGAACTCGATATTTGCAGGACTAAGCTAGCAAAACGAGTGATCGATCTTTGGGAGGAAGCGCTTTGTAAAGAGACGACGAATCAGTGGCAGAAATTTTACTGTCCGTTTAAGGATTGTTCTGCGATGCTATTGaatgataatattaataatgGAGAAAAGGCGGTGATGAGGGAATGTGAATGTCCGTTCTGCCATAGATTGTTTTGTGCGGAGTGTAATGTTCCGTGGCATTCGGGCGTTGAGTGTGGAGTGTTTCAGAGATTGAATGAGGATGAGAGGAAAAGGGAAGATTTGATGGTAATGGAACTTGCTAAACAGGAGAAATGGAGTAGATGTCCTAAGTGTAGATTCTATGTTGAAAGAATAGAAGGCTGCTCCCATATGGTTTGCAG AATTAGGCCAGAGTATGATTTTAACTCTAGTATTATGAAATTGGAGTTATATATTGATTATACAATTCGTGTTATACTCAATTGCAGGACTGTTATGGATGCGGATTGA